DNA from Roseofilum capinflatum BLCC-M114:
ACAATTTTCAGAAATCCAGATTTGGCTGCCATCCGAGCGATAAACTTGATATTCAAATCCTAAAATTTCTCCGTTCTTCTCAATCAAGGCAATCAAATCATCTCGCTGAGGTGGATGAACATAGAGTTGGGTTTGCACATTATCAACCGTTTCCATCAGAGATTCGGCACAGTCATAGCCTAAAATTTTAGCAAAGGCAGGATTAACACTAATGATTTCACCTTCTAACGTGGTTTGAAAAATTCCTTCAATGGCATTCTCAAAAATACTGTGATATTTTTTCTCTGCTTTGATTAATGCGGCTTCAGTTTCTTTCAGTTCGGTAATGTCTGTTCCTGTCCCCATTAAGCGTACTCTTTGGTTTTGCTCATCTTTTTGTACCGTACCTCGCAGCAAAAACCAGCAAATTTGACCATTTTTATGGACTAATCTTTGGGTGATCTCATAGTTTTCAATTTCTCCTTTAACGGCTCGATTAACTTGCTTAAATAGGCTTCTTTTGTCTTCACTATAGATCCGTTCTGACCAGTCTTCTAAATGGGTATTATTTTCTTCTTTATCATATCCTAATAATTTTTGTAAACTGCCATCTAGCTTAAGTTTATTTTCCAGTAAATCCCATTCCCAAATCCCAACTCTTCCGGCTTGAGTTGCTAGTTCATAACGCTTTTGGCTCTTTTGTAGGGCTTCTAAAATGGTTTCACGCTCAGTAATATCCAAACTCACGGATTGAGTGCCAATAATGTCTCCGTGGGCATTATAGATGGGGGTTTTGATCGCATGAAAATAGCGGGGGCGATCGCTAGGCAAAAAAGACTGGTAATCAACCCGATCTAAGACATTTCCCGTTTCCTGAACCCATCGATCTTCGCCCATCATTTTTTGGGCTAACTCTAGAGGATAAATTTGATCTAAGGATTGACCTATGACTTCTGACCAGTTTTTGCTAATCAGGCTTAAAAAGGCTTGATTCGCAAAGGTTAACTTGCCTTCGCAATCGACCCGATAAATCATTTGGGGTAAAACATCCGCTAAGGATTGATAGTAAACATGGCTTTCCCTCAGCAGTTCTTGCAGTAAAAGATTAAAACTCGTCAGTCGATCTAAACTTTTATCTAAGGAATTTTGGGTGTTTTTTAGCTTCTGGATCAGGATTTTGTTGCGATCTTGGGTATGGCCGATTAATAGGGCAATACTAAACATCAAGAATCCAGACAAACCCAATTCTAAAGGGGTATGGGGGAAAAAGGGGCGATCGCCAGGGATAAAGCCATGATAGACCAGGATCGCATTCACCAACAGGGCACTCCCTAACCCGACGTTGAACCCTCCCCAATAGGAGACGAGCATCAGAGCCAAGAGAATGCTAATTAAGGGATAAATTTCCTGTAACCTGAGACTGCTAAAACCTTCTAAAGGCGTAAATACCAAGCCAAACAAGAGGAAGCAACTCCATACACCGAAGGCGGTTAGAGCTACCCTAATCTGATGAAAATGATATTGCGGTGGTCTCACCTGAACCTCCTAGCTGAATGCAAAAAGCCGGAGTGAGTTGAAGATTAAGCACTTAAGTTAGATGGATTGCCCATTTTCCAGGTGAAACTAGAGACTAGATTCGTGAGAATATGGGCTAAAATCGGAACCAACAAGTTACCCGTGGCTAAAGCACTATATCCTAGGGCTAGTCCGACTAAGGTTGCCCAAATGACATAGGGCCATTGGTTATTCCCACTTAAGTGTAAAACACCAAAACACAGGCTTGATAAAATCAAACCAGTAAAGTTAAATCCTAGAGCAGGGAGCATCACCCCTCGAAAGAGGAATTCTTCGCTGAGGCCGGGTAGGAGTCCTAACCAGAGGATATCGGGATAGGTCAAGGGATTAAGGACAAGGCCGAGATAAACGTCGGCGCTTTGGCGATAGGCGGGCCAGAGGCGATAAACTAGGGCACTAGCGGCGGTAATTCCTAGGCCAAGAACGGCTCCGATCGCCAGTTTATCGAGTTGCCATTGGGCGCGAAGATGGTCAGTGGGACTGATCGCTAACCACACTTTGGCGACAATCAGCAGAATCACAGCAGTTACTCCCATGGCGATGAGAATCTGCGATCGGGTCATCGGTTCTAAGTCGAGATTATGTTGGTCACTCACAAGCGTTTAGGTGAAGAAAGGTCAATTTTGGGGTGGCTTACCCCTTTCTCTATAAAGGTAATAGGTGAGGTTGAAGCGATTCTAGGCTTACCCCAGACCGATGGGCAACTAAGACTCCAAGGGCTTCTAAATACGAGTTTACTCGCACTACTGGGATTTTGAGTGGTTCTGGAGGCGATCGCATCTCGGTGGTATTCTCATCAACAGCAATAATGCAAGTCTGGGTTTGACTTAACTTTAAGATAGCACTCCCTCCACAGGCGGTTGCCGGAATCACTGCCGCATCTACCTGATCGGCCCAAATATCAGTCGGTTGAGGGCGATAGGGGGCTAGGGGGGTGAGCAGTTGGGGGGCGCGACTTAAGCCGACTAAAACGCAGGGCAAAAAGGTATATCCCAGTTCTTCGGCGGCAGAACGGGGGGAGAGCTGGGGGTTAAGGGGTAGGGGTTGGAGAGCTGGAGCATGGGCGCAGGGGATGCCCAAGGTGCGAACGACCAGATGGGAGATAATGGCTTCTAGGCCGGCAATGGGGTCTACTCCTTGCCCTTGTCTATAGTTTTGCAGGGCTTCGCTTTCGGTATCGTCGGGAAACCGAGCGACTACGGCGATCGCCTCTGCACCCTGTTCATCTTTCAGTTTTTCAGCCGCTCTGAGCAAGCTATCTGGGTTGCCCAGGGTTCCCGAACTGGCGTGACTTTTGCCCTGGCTTAAGCTCACCTCTAAGGGCGCGTCCGTCATCACATAGCCGGTAATCTTTAATCCCAGGGTTGCCCGTGCTGCATCGGCTACTTGTAGATGACGAGTGCGTAAGTCTGGCTCGATCGCCCGATCTAAAATCAACCCAATCCGGTTACCCTGTACTGGGCGCAGTCCCCAGTGTTGACTGGCAAACCGGTCTAGGGCATAGCCTTCCACGTACAAGCTGTTAGGAATATTCCAGTAGAGGGATGCGCCATTGAGAACATTGGGATGGGAAATTAGGCGATCGCTAATAGAGGCGATCGCCTTTGCTACCGGCAGGGCATCCCCCGCATAACCCCCAATGGCTGCACCAATACCCGTGGGGACGATCAGGACAACAGTATAGGGGCGGTTCACGCTTGTTCGATCACCACCGCTTCTACCGTCGCCTTTTGCTGCTCTTCATCCACAGCAGTCACCGCCCAACGCAAGGGTTCCCCCCGCTTTTCCAGTTCCGTTTCAATCTCTTGATGCAATTGGTTCGGCGTAGCTTGTAAATCAATTTCGGCCGTAATAAAGTGAGTCGTCATGTCTTTATTCTCTTGGTAAACAGACCAGATCTTGCCCTCATCCCCCGTCCCCTTCTCCCACAGGCGCTGCCCTGCTTGCCCTGCTTGCCCTGAGCGAAGTCGAAGGGAGCGAAGTCGAAGGGAGCGAAGTCGAAGGGAGAAGGGGGGAAAAGTCCCTCTCCCGTGGGAGAGGGATATAGGGAGAGGGCATTTCCAGTTTACATTTCATTAAAAATTCTATAGCACGAGTTCAGAATTTCCTATTTCCCAAACTGTGCATCATAGACCTCATCCTCTTTTTCAGTCTCTAATTTAATATTCGATTGAGGATAAGCAGAACAGAGCAGGGCATATCCTTTTTCCCGCAATTCCGGACTCAAGCCCATGGCATCATTATCATCACCATAGCGCACCGTCCCTTCTGTCAGTAATGCGGCACAGGTTTCACACACTCCCGCTAAACAAGACTGAGGTAAATCTAGACCCTTTTCATTGGCTACCTCTAGAATTTTCCGGTCTTCAGGAACTTCAATGGTCTCAATTGTCCCTTGGTGGTTAATTTCAACAGTAAAAGTTTTCGTCATATCAGTTTCGGCTCAGAATCACAGAACTCAACCGCCCCAGGATGCCCTGATCTGCGGCACAAAAAAACACAAACGCGCCCATTTCTGGCGCGTCCTTAATCTTATCATTACTAAAGTACCTTGCAGCGAATTTATTCC
Protein-coding regions in this window:
- a CDS encoding CPBP family intramembrane glutamic endopeptidase translates to MTRSQILIAMGVTAVILLIVAKVWLAISPTDHLRAQWQLDKLAIGAVLGLGITAASALVYRLWPAYRQSADVYLGLVLNPLTYPDILWLGLLPGLSEEFLFRGVMLPALGFNFTGLILSSLCFGVLHLSGNNQWPYVIWATLVGLALGYSALATGNLLVPILAHILTNLVSSFTWKMGNPSNLSA
- a CDS encoding 2Fe-2S iron-sulfur cluster-binding protein, producing the protein MTKTFTVEINHQGTIETIEVPEDRKILEVANEKGLDLPQSCLAGVCETCAALLTEGTVRYGDDNDAMGLSPELREKGYALLCSAYPQSNIKLETEKEDEVYDAQFGK
- a CDS encoding DUF3326 domain-containing protein, with the protein product MNRPYTVVLIVPTGIGAAIGGYAGDALPVAKAIASISDRLISHPNVLNGASLYWNIPNSLYVEGYALDRFASQHWGLRPVQGNRIGLILDRAIEPDLRTRHLQVADAARATLGLKITGYVMTDAPLEVSLSQGKSHASSGTLGNPDSLLRAAEKLKDEQGAEAIAVVARFPDDTESEALQNYRQGQGVDPIAGLEAIISHLVVRTLGIPCAHAPALQPLPLNPQLSPRSAAEELGYTFLPCVLVGLSRAPQLLTPLAPYRPQPTDIWADQVDAAVIPATACGGSAILKLSQTQTCIIAVDENTTEMRSPPEPLKIPVVRVNSYLEALGVLVAHRSGVSLESLQPHLLPL
- a CDS encoding EAL domain-containing protein, with product MRPPQYHFHQIRVALTAFGVWSCFLLFGLVFTPLEGFSSLRLQEIYPLISILLALMLVSYWGGFNVGLGSALLVNAILVYHGFIPGDRPFFPHTPLELGLSGFLMFSIALLIGHTQDRNKILIQKLKNTQNSLDKSLDRLTSFNLLLQELLRESHVYYQSLADVLPQMIYRVDCEGKLTFANQAFLSLISKNWSEVIGQSLDQIYPLELAQKMMGEDRWVQETGNVLDRVDYQSFLPSDRPRYFHAIKTPIYNAHGDIIGTQSVSLDITERETILEALQKSQKRYELATQAGRVGIWEWDLLENKLKLDGSLQKLLGYDKEENNTHLEDWSERIYSEDKRSLFKQVNRAVKGEIENYEITQRLVHKNGQICWFLLRGTVQKDEQNQRVRLMGTGTDITELKETEAALIKAEKKYHSIFENAIEGIFQTTLEGEIISVNPAFAKILGYDCAESLMETVDNVQTQLYVHPPQRDDLIALIEKNGEILGFEYQVYRSDGSQIWISENCHSVRDPEGYLLYLEGTIEDITERKKAQDILEHHAFHDPLTGLFNRSALMEKIESCLSQVREQPGRFFTVLMIDLNRFKIINDSLGHFVGDQLLISVARRLESYIANCGIVARLNGDDFAVLIPDIQNYDEIMDLADCMEEAFINEPFWVQGHEVFMSASIGIVLSHHASTGLVYEDAEQLLKDADTAIYHAKRKGKNHHQLFDSTMRPVDECQFQLEMDLRRAIDRQEFCLYYQPIVSLHTGTITGFEALVRWKTEENRVISPGKFIPLAEVTGLIVTIGEWVIEEACRQIREWQTDGLWLDSLYVNVNVAGRQFSQAGLVERIYQSLQCYGLSPESFQVEITEGLMMEQMESVIDQLRQLQALGVHLCIDDFGTGHSSLSRLQLFPINTLKIDQSFIPLKTEVEKDWELVKSIVNLGHSLSMRVVAEGVETMEQQQKLQELGCDYGQGYWFAKPLEQEAVRELLRQNPVW